CGCCTTCTTCACGATGGCCAGCCACGGGGCCGACCAGATCATGGTCCAACGCTACCTATGCAGTCGATCGCTGAGACAGGCCCGCGTCGCCCTCGTGTCGAGCGGCTTCGTAGTTCTCGTCCAGTTTTTGCTCTTCCTTTTGATCGGAGTCGGCCTGCACATTCTGTGGCAGCAAAAGGTCCTGGTGTTGCCCGAGACGATCAGGGGACAAAACGACGTGGTGTTCGGTTACTTCATCGTTCACTACCTGCCGACGGGCATCATCGGGCTGCTCATCGCCGCCGTGCTGGCCTCTTCGATGTCAACCTTGTCCTCGTCGCTCAACAGCGCCTCGAGCGCGTTCGTGGGCGACTTTTATCGTCCGCTGCGGCCCGGTTTGAGCGAAGCGCATTACCTGAACGTCGCACGCGGCATGACGATGTTCTGGGGGCTTACGCGGTTGGGAGTCGCACTGCTGGCGATTCCGCTCTTGGCCGATCGCAGCGTGATCCGGAGCGTGCTGAGCATAGCCGGTTTCACGACCGGAATGATCCTCGGCCTGTTCCTCTTGGGACGGATGCCGCGCCCGGTCGGTTCCGGGCCGGCGCTGGCGGGGCTGGTGGCCGGCTTCCTGACGGTCTTCACGCTGTGGGCGTTCACATGGCTGGCGTGGCCCTGGTATCCGCTCGTCGGCACGCTGGTTACGATAGCAGTTGCCTTGCTGCTAGATCGCTTGGGCTTCGCACATGGATCACCTCGAAACCGAAGCGCGCAACCCGGCTTCGACCAACCTTGACGACCTGACGTCGCTGGAAATCGTCCATCTGATGAACGGGGAGGATGCCAAGGTCATCCCGGCCGTCGCCTCTCAGGCCGAGGCGATTGCTCGGGCAATCGAGGTCACCGCGGAGCGGCTTCGTGGCGGAGGCCGATTGATTTATGCAGGCGCGGGCACCTCCGGCCGATTGGGAGTGCTCGATGCGACGGAATGTCCGCCGACCTTCAACGCGCCCGCGGGCCAGGTGATCGGCATCATCGCCGGCGGGCCAGCCGCCGTGACCGGCGCCGTGGAAGGAGCCGAGGACCACCCCGAACTCGCCGAGCGCGACCTGGCCGCGCTGGACTTCTCGGCCCGAGACGTGCTGGTTGGAATAGCCACCAGCGGCCGCACGCCGTATGTGCTGGGGGCCATCGCTTATGCCCGGCGCGTTGGCGCCTTCACGATCGGCCTCTCGTGCAACGCCGATTCGGAGCTGATCCCCGAGGTCGAACTGGCGATCACGCCGGTGGTCGGTCCGGAAGTTCTCAGCGGCTCGACCCGGCTCAAGGCGGGCACCGCCACCAAGCTCGTGCTGAACATGCTCACGACCGGCGCGATGGTCCGGCTCGGCAAAGTCTTCGGCAATCTGATGGTCGATCTCCGCGCCACCAATGACAAGCTCCGGGCCCGCACTAATCGCATCGTTCGCCTGCTCACCGGCCTGGACCGGCAAGAAGCCGGCGCCCTGCTCGAGCGCTGCGACAACGAACTCAAGACGGCGCTCGTTTCCTTCCTGGCGGACATTGCGCCCGGCGAGGCGCGCCGTCGTCTCTACGCCGCGGGCGGCCAAGTGCGCGCCGCCCTGGCCGTAGACGCGGCATCCCGCCGCGTTGGCGCAAGCGGCGAGACGCCGTTTCCACTTTCTCCAACCGTCGTCGGGATCGATGGCGGCGGCACGCATACTGTCGCTCTTCTAGCGCAATTACAATCACGCGAAGACGACAAATGGACCGTGCTAGGCAGGGGCGAAGCCGGGCCGTCGAATCTTCAGGCCGTCGGAACCGAGCGGGCTGTTCTTGCCATCGACGAGGCGGTCAGTAAAGCCTTCCAGTCCGCGGCACTACCACGGCGCCTCGTGCAAGTTGCCTGGCTGGGACTCGCCGGAGCAGGCCGGCCCGAGGATCAGGAACTGATCCGCCGCTGGGCCTTGCAGAAGGGCTTGGCCGCCGATGTTGAAGTCACCCCTGACGCGCCGCTTCTGCTTGCGGCTGGGACGTCCGATGGCTGGGGCGTCGCCGTCGTTGCCGGCACTGGATCGATCGCCTTCGCTCGCGCGCCGGATGGACGGACCTCGCGCGCCGGCGGCTGGGGCTACCTGCTCGGAGACGAGGGGAGTGGCTACGCCCTGAGCCTGGCAGCGTTTCAGGCAGTCGTCCGAATGGCGGACGGCCGCGGGCCGGACACGCTTCTGGCGCGAACTCTGCTCGACCGGCTCCAGGTTAAGCGGCCAGAGGAGTTGATCGCTGCGATTTATCGCGGCGGGCTGAATCGGCCGGCGCTGGCCGCGCTCGCGCCGCTAGTTCTGGGAGCAGCCGAGGCAGGAGACGCTGTGGCCGGCGCGATCGTCCAAGAGGGCGCCGACCAGTTGGCTTTGGCGGCTGCCACCTGCGCACGTCAATTGGAACTGCCTCCGCCCTTCCCGCTGGCCCTGGCCGGCG
The nucleotide sequence above comes from Pirellulales bacterium. Encoded proteins:
- a CDS encoding sodium/solute symporter (Members of the Solute:Sodium Symporter (SSS), TC 2.A.21 as described in tcdb.org, catalyze solute:Na+ symport. Known solutes for members of the family include sugars, amino acids, nucleosides, inositols, vitamins, urea or anions, depending on the system.), whose product is MTTLSALDFVIVVAYILGTTLMGARFSGRQRDVNTYFVSDRNVSWWLVLVSIVATETSTVTFLSVPGLAFNPEGGNLTFLQLAFGYIIGRILIAWLLLPSYLHGDFLSAYQLLRERFSPAVQRTASAIFLLTRVVADGLRLYLTALLLGQFTGWSPAASVLGTAAVTMIYTYLGGMQAVIWTDLIQFLIYIIGAIVASFFILHEIPGGAAEFVSVGQAAGKFHLLEFSTDLTQEFTFWAGLIGGAFFTMASHGADQIMVQRYLCSRSLRQARVALVSSGFVVLVQFLLFLLIGVGLHILWQQKVLVLPETIRGQNDVVFGYFIVHYLPTGIIGLLIAAVLASSMSTLSSSLNSASSAFVGDFYRPLRPGLSEAHYLNVARGMTMFWGLTRLGVALLAIPLLADRSVIRSVLSIAGFTTGMILGLFLLGRMPRPVGSGPALAGLVAGFLTVFTLWAFTWLAWPWYPLVGTLVTIAVALLLDRLGFAHGSPRNRSAQPGFDQP
- the murQ gene encoding N-acetylmuramic acid 6-phosphate etherase gives rise to the protein MDHLETEARNPASTNLDDLTSLEIVHLMNGEDAKVIPAVASQAEAIARAIEVTAERLRGGGRLIYAGAGTSGRLGVLDATECPPTFNAPAGQVIGIIAGGPAAVTGAVEGAEDHPELAERDLAALDFSARDVLVGIATSGRTPYVLGAIAYARRVGAFTIGLSCNADSELIPEVELAITPVVGPEVLSGSTRLKAGTATKLVLNMLTTGAMVRLGKVFGNLMVDLRATNDKLRARTNRIVRLLTGLDRQEAGALLERCDNELKTALVSFLADIAPGEARRRLYAAGGQVRAALAVDAASRRVGASGETPFPLSPTVVGIDGGGTHTVALLAQLQSREDDKWTVLGRGEAGPSNLQAVGTERAVLAIDEAVSKAFQSAALPRRLVQVAWLGLAGAGRPEDQELIRRWALQKGLAADVEVTPDAPLLLAAGTSDGWGVAVVAGTGSIAFARAPDGRTSRAGGWGYLLGDEGSGYALSLAAFQAVVRMADGRGPDTLLARTLLDRLQVKRPEELIAAIYRGGLNRPALAALAPLVLGAAEAGDAVAGAIVQEGADQLALAAATCARQLELPPPFPLALAGGLLLASASYRERLMKALEALGIHAEPVTLVPEPAEGAVRLAVSHHLQRK